In Balaenoptera acutorostrata chromosome 3, mBalAcu1.1, whole genome shotgun sequence, the genomic stretch TTCCTTTCCTGGTTAGACACATCAGAAACTTCTCAAGGAAGGCTCTCCAGGAGCAAACCTCTTGAACTGGAACTCCTGCTTAGAGGGAAAAGTACACTGGTTGCAAGTTTCTCTTTGTGGATTCCTGGGAGGGGACCACCCAGCCTGTCAGCCAGAGGACCAGAGTAAAATAGATGGCTGCAGGATTCTTCccggcttctcactgaggtgctCCACGTTCTGGCACGTGCTGGCACGACTTCTTTTTCTCTCAGCAGTGTGCCCCACGGCCCTCATCAGGTTCTGTAGAGATTAACCAGGGCTAAAGGGAAGTCCACTAAACGCAGCTCCTCCTTTGCTCTTTCCAGGCCAGATGAGCGTCGCTTTGCTGTCTTCTCCATCGCTGTCTCCTCAGATGGGCGAGAAGTGCTAGGAGGGTGAGTGTTTGTGGGGATGCCTCTGTCACTTGATGAGATAGGAGTTCTCCCAGAGACCAGCTCTGCCATTACAGAGACTGCACTGGCCACCCGTACCCAGGCAGCTGTGGAGAGCAACCAGGCCTTCTCCGGGGCCAAGGTTTATGAGTTGCTTCCCTTCTCACTCACCATTTCTGCAGCATGAGATGGGAGGTCTCAAACCTCCTTGCAAACACAGCTAACTCTTCTCCCACCTCCTGTATAAGAAGAGAGAAGGGCTCTCCCCTCAGCAGGACTTCGAGACAACAGTCGAGCAGAGCACACGTAGCATGGGTCCTCTCGGTCCTGGCTCCAGAACcctctttttcccttccctttcaggGCCAATGATGGCTGCCTGTACGTCTTTGATCGAGAACAGAACCGACGTACCCTTCAGGTATTGCTCCCGAGACTTCAAGCCTCTGCCTCCTGGTCCTTGGCCTATTGGAAGACCTAGAAAGACCTGGCCCCCTTCTCCCCTAGATTGAGTCCCATGAGGATGATGTGAATGCGGTGGCCTTTGCTGACATCAGCTCCCAAATCCTGTTCTCCGGGGGGGACGATGCCATCTGCAAAGTGTGGGATCGACGCACCATGCGGGAGGATGACCCCAAGCCCGTGGGTGCGCTGGCTGGACATCAAGACGGCATCACCTTCATTGACAGCAAGGTGGGCGTGGAGTCAGGACCGCACAGCCAGGCGACTGAGGTTGTGGTTGTCCAGGAGGGCGTCAGAGTGGACGGGTGTGGGAACTCGCCAATCTCCTCACTAGCCAAGGTTTGCAAGAGCTGGAGTTTAGGGAAGAGGCTTAAGCCACAAGACGTGAGGTCCATCGGTACCCACCATTCCTCAAGGAGCAGGGCTTTCTGTACAAGAAAAGTAGAAGACGATCTGACCCAATATAGAACAGGAGCCCAGCCAGCGCCCTAGGCAAAGAAGGGGAAACCTAGCCAGGGTGTGGGGTCTGTGGTAGGAAACCAATGGTAAGGCCCACCTGGATGAAGAAAGAGGCAACCAAAGTCAAAGGACCAGGGTTTATACTCCTCAACTGGGGAGGGGGAGTTGGACTGACAGACCTTGACATCTGCAAGCTCTGATGCTTCATTATCCATCTTGGGATTCACAGGGAGATGCCCGGTATCTCATCTCCAACTCCAAAGACCAGACCATCAAGCTCTGGGATATCCGACGCTTTTCTAGCCGGGAAGGCATGGAAGCCTCTCGCCAGGCTGCCACACAGCAAAACTGGGACTACCGCTGGCAGCAGGTGCCCAAAAAAGGTGAGAGCGGAAGTAGAACCCGAGATCTGGAGAGTGAAGGGTCGGGGGTGATAGTTAAAACATTTAACCCCTGGCAAGGCCTGGCATGGGCACCGTGGATGGGCCAAAGCCTGGAGCCCTCCCCCTTGCCAGGCATTAACTCTTTGTTTACTGAACCATGGGAGAGCCAGGGGTTCCCAGTGTAGGGGCTGGGGATCCCTCCAAACCTACGAATGCAAAAGTATTTCAGCGTCTTAACCATCAGCAGAGCCATATTGGTGTGTATCAGCTGACCGTTAGATGGGGAAAGAGCCACCAGTTGGGAATCGGAAAGGCGATTGTCTTTGAGCATCAGTCTTTGCTGAGGACCAGTGATACAGGGGAATCCAGACTCCCTAACCCAGGGCTCACCCTGCATCCCTCCCCAGCCTGGCGGAAGCTGAAGCTCCCAGGGGACAGCTCCTTGATGACCTACCGGGGCCATGGGGTGCTGCATACCCTCATCCGCTGCCGATTCTCCCCCACCCATAGCACCGGCCAGCAATTCATCTACAGTGGCTGCTCCACTGGCAAAGTGGTCGGTAAGGACTGTGTCCGAACAGGGGGCCTCGGGAAGGGCAGCAGTGTTCCCCTGGCATTCTACCTGTAACCACCAGTGACCACCTTAAGAAACCCAGTGACAATTACAAGTGAAATTTCATTTAGCCTGGAGCGGGGAGGCTTAAacggagaaagagaaaacattctattcatcagcattttaaattaagaaaaggaacacagaaTTCTAGTCAGTAAATATACTAGATTACCAAAAATATACTCAGTTCTGTTTTTCAGCCAGTCAAGGGAAGAGATTGCAGATGAAAGGTAGGAGGGAACAGAGACAAAAAGAATGACACAAAAAGACAGCAGCAAGTAGTAAAAGATGTACAGCCACTGAAGTAGGAGGAATgcacaaaaagaaacacacagtCACAGGAGCCTAAGACAGTGCCAAACCTAGGGAGGCCCTGAGATGGAGGCCTatccagggagagagaaaggtgcACCCACGTCCAGAAAAGGAACAGCACGTTCACATGTCTGTGGAGACAGCCCATTGTTCACTTTTGTGGTGTCTTCCATATCTTGTGGGCTTTTAAGAAAATGGCTACTTTAAAGccacatttcattttcttaactgtagACCCTGTGACATTTAGCTAAGGGCCAGAGATGCCCAAGCTCTGCTAGACCATACCCTCAACCTGAGGTAGGGAAAAGAAACTAACACCATCCTCGGGTGTGGGCTTTGCTCCCCTGGGAAAATGGGAAGTTGCCTGAGAGGCAGGTAAGTGGTGCTGCTCAGAGAGAGATGAGGGGTGGCTCGAAGGTCTTCTGGCAGCCCCTCTCCGCTCTGGCCTTTCCTGCACAGTGTACGACCTCCTCAGCGGCCACATCGTGAAGAAGCTGACCAACCACAAGGCCTGTGTGCGTGACGTCAGCTGGCACCCCTACGAGGAGAAGATTGTCAGCAGTTCGGTGAGGATGCTGGGGTTAGGGGGGCCAGTGTGTGTCTGGGACTCAGACCCAGGAGGGGGCAGTGCCCCCTGACTACTTGCCACCTTCTGCCCCGCAGTGGGACGGGAACCTGCGTCTGTGGCAGTACCGCCAGGCTGAGTACTTCCAGGATGACATGCCAGAGTCTGAGGAACACCTGAGCACCCCTGCCCCAATGTCCCACCCCTCTACAGCCTTTTCCTCGCCCCAGTAGATCTGACTTCCAGCCCCATTCATGGGTGAGCCTCTTGACATCTCTccgcctcctccctctctcccttctgggGGAATCTTTGGGGAATCACTGGCATTGGGTGGGGAGAAACAGAAGCCTAGGCTTCGGCCCCCTAGCTAAGCCCCGGGAGGGAGATCCTCCCCTTGGGGCAGAGTGGTCTTCTCACATGCTCACACCCATCAGCTTGGGTCTCTGTCTCTGGTCAGGGTCTGGCAGGACTGCCATTATCTGGTCAGCAGGAGTAACGTCCTGAGTGTTTTTAATCATGTTTGGATGTTAAGTCTTAGCTCCTAGAGTAGATGCCTGGGGCCAGGCCTGAACTGAACCAGGCCCATTGCCCAGGCCTTCACGTTGAGGACTAAACTGGTCAATCAGGGCCAGGTGTCCTGGCCTTTCTTCCAGAGGTCCTAATGGCTAGAGCTCTAGCCCCTcaggggagggggggatgggTAAGGTGTGTCCTCAGCACCCTCCCTGGCTGGGAATTACGGCTTCTCTCTCACGTGTCTGGGTCTTTGGGGTAGGCAGGCTGTGGTGTGAGAGGCTCCGTGTGACCCCACACAGGGCGGGCCCTCCCTTCCCCGAGTGTTCCCTCGTGCAGGAGGCCAGCAGCTTCGAGGAGGGATGTTGAAGTAGGACTCCGTCCTCTCACTGGCTTTGGCTCCCTCAATAAACTCTCTGTGGGAACCTAGCTCAGTGTccgtctgtctctctctttttcctgtctGAGATCTTCTATCCTCTCACTTCAAGAAAACAGTTTCAACAGAGCCTTCAGATATGCTCATCTGTGGGAGAAAACACTGCTTTGATGCCCCAAGATGAACGGAAATACCAAAATCATTAGTTAACTGAGCTTTGCAACAGGGAGTCCCTCACCAACCTCAGAGACTTCCCAGCAAGTAGAAATCGAGATAACAGGAAATAAACACGTTTTAGATGAGAACCTGTAACACCCACATCAGCTCTGCCCTGGAACTGGTCCAGTCTATGGAAGGAAGTAGCCCAGAGCCAGAGAGCATGTGGTGGGCAGTGATGCCAGATCCCATCTTGGCACTTCACACTTAGAACCTTATCCACCTCACAGCCACCcttttttacaggtgaggaaatggaggtgtGCAGAGGTCAAGCACCATGGCCCAGGGCAGACCCATGGTATGGTCAGTAGGGGAGCAGCTCGGATTGATCTTCCCCATTATCTCTAAGGAACCTAGATGCACACCTCCAGGGGGTCTTAAAGACACAGCAAGGGGTTAAAAGATGTACCTATTCAGCAGCAAAGCAGGtagttttaaaagaataaagggacttccctggcggtccagtggttaggactctgagcttccactgcagggggcacgggttcgatcccttgtaggggaactaagatcccacatgcctcgcggtgcagcctaaataaatacataaataaattttaaaaatttttaaataaaagaataaattgtcCAGATGCTTGGCCTCCATATGCTCTCTTTCCTCCAGTTGATCCGCTTCCATGAAACTGTCCTTTTCGTTCCCCCTCTGCCTCTTCACCCAGAGATGCCAACCCGTCTCACCCAGAACTGTTTTACCTCCAGCATGCCAAAGGTAGAGGCCAATTAAAATTATTAGTGTCCTCAAAGCCTCATTTAGTCAAGGCCCCAAGGGCTGTCTATTCTTCTCATTAAGAAATGcacttccgggcttccctggtggcacagtggttaagaatccgcctgccaacgcaggggacacggcttcgagccctggtccaggaagatcccacatgccatggagcaactaagcccgtgcgccgcaactactgagcctgtgctctagagcccgcaagccacaactgctgagcctgcatgccacaactactgaagcccgtgcacctagagcccatgctccgcaacaagagaagccaccgcattgagaagcccgcacaccgcaacgaagagtagcccccgctcaccactactagagaaaagcccgcgcgcagcaacgaagacccaatgcagccaaaaataaataaaataaattttttaaaaaagaaaactttataaattccatttgaaaataaatgcatttccaatacaATTTTAGTTTATTATTAATTATCAAACTGTGAAATGTTTGTTGtacaaataatacattttgtaCTAACAATTTTGAAATTTGTACTAGTAAAAAATAGGAAATTcagtacagaaaaaaaagtttaaccttGTGATCACAGGAAATGTgtaaaaattgtttcaaattatCTACTCCTTTTGGCAGAGAAGTGTGATCAATCAAAGACTTTCAGGCATAAAAACATTAGGATAATTTCAGTGGGGAAAGAATGGAAATGTTATTTCTGACTCTTAAGATCTTGTcacatgtttttaaatgaaaaacggTGAGGCATATAATCACTGTAGTGTTTAGATTCCATTGGATAtatttaaaagagtgaaaaagatAGCTTTACTTTTGAAATGTCAACATATACGATACACTGGAAATTATGTCCTTTGCaactatttaaaattacaatgaaaaatgTTGTGTCAACTTAAAAATGTGTGAGTGCTTCTGTAGATCTTCAGGTATAGGATCCCTGAGCACAGACTATGTCAAGGTATGGGCTGTAGGATCTGGAAGGATCCTGATTGGTTAATCCATCTCGGTCAGTTTGCAGATGATGGCACTGAGGACCAAGGATGGTTAGTTGATTTTCTCAAAGTCACAGAGTTGGGCCAGAACCCAGGTGCCCTTTCTTGCTCATTCCTTTCACTACTTCATGGGCCTCCACTGTGCTCTGAGATCCCACCACCAGTTTTGAGGAAtgaggaaggaagacagaaagggATCTCAAAACAGTTACTGaatatcagggacttcccttggGTAGGTTGCTCACCGCCCTATGGGTCCAGCCTCAGTGGTCAGGCTGGGAGGCCAAGTCCCAGGGTAATTGGTTGGGGGACACAACCTAAGGATTTCATGGACTCCAGGCTGGGGAACTTCCTTCTAGGGTCTCCACCACCCATCACCTGGGAGTGAACTTGATCTTCGGGGCTCTGAGAGTCCAACCTGGGCCGGGTGGGGGTGACTTTGGCTGACCAAACAGAGACAGGCAGACCCAAACAGGCCATGGCCAAAAACATCCCATGTTTTGGGCATGGCCCTGAAACATGAACTAGGGCATGGTTCCAGCCAAGAGGGTCAAGGAGGCACAGGACTAACAGGGAAGGACACAGGCTGCTGTCAGGACACACACCCAAGGCGAGAACACTGCTGACGTGGCAGCCCTCCGCCCCAGCCCCTTACTGCCCCCCGCCCCTCTCCCCCGCCTGCCAGCTGCCAACAGGGCTCTGCCCTGTGTCTGCCACACCTGTCACTGCCTGTCCTTGTCCAGGGGGAGCCCCATCAGCCCCTCCTCAGCTGCCCAGCAGAGCAAGCAGttagtggggaggggagggaacatGGAGCGGGGGCCGGCggtgggggcagggcggggggccAGGGCCCAGATCTGGGCACTGCTGGGCTGCTTGGTCAGGGTGCTGCTCTGGGTGGCCTCTGCTTTGCTGTACTTTGGAAGCGAACAGGCTGCCCGCCTCCTGGGCAGCCCCTGCTTACGGCGCCTCTACCATGCCTGGTTGGCAGCAGTGGTCATCTTCGGGCCCCTTCTGCAGTTCCATGTCA encodes the following:
- the DCAF11 gene encoding DDB1- and CUL4-associated factor 11 isoform X3, with the translated sequence MKMWIWPRGQVRLVQGGGAANLQLIQALSDSEEEHDSAWDGRLGDRYNPPVDATPDTRELECNEIKTQVELATGRLGLRRAAREHSFPQMLHQRERGLCHQGSFSLGERSRMMSHFLPNDLGFTDTYSQKAFCGIYSKDGQIFMSACQDQTIRLYDCRYGRFHKFKSIKARDVGWSVLDVAFTPDGNHFLYSSWSDYIHICNIYGEGDTHTALDLRPDERRFAVFSIAVSSDGREVLGGANDGCLYVFDREQNRRTLQIESHEDDVNAVAFADISSQILFSGGDDAICKVWDRRTMREDDPKPVGALAGHQDGITFIDSKGDARYLISNSKDQTIKLWDIRRFSSREGMEASRQAATQQNWDYRWQQVPKKAWRKLKLPGDSSLMTYRGHGVLHTLIRCRFSPTHSTGQQFIYSGCSTGKVVVYDLLSGHIVKKLTNHKACVRDVSWHPYEEKIVSSSWDGNLRLWQYRQAEYFQDDMPESEEHLSTPAPMSHPSTAFSSPQ
- the DCAF11 gene encoding DDB1- and CUL4-associated factor 11 isoform X4, with amino-acid sequence MTVPGMVVLETDTTHPWMQPLTPGSWNAMRSRHKWNWPQGGWGLGGQPGSTASLKCCTSFLPNDLGFTDTYSQKAFCGIYSKDGQIFMSACQDQTIRLYDCRYGRFHKFKSIKARDVGWSVLDVAFTPDGNHFLYSSWSDYIHICNIYGEGDTHTALDLRPDERRFAVFSIAVSSDGREVLGGANDGCLYVFDREQNRRTLQIESHEDDVNAVAFADISSQILFSGGDDAICKVWDRRTMREDDPKPVGALAGHQDGITFIDSKGDARYLISNSKDQTIKLWDIRRFSSREGMEASRQAATQQNWDYRWQQVPKKAWRKLKLPGDSSLMTYRGHGVLHTLIRCRFSPTHSTGQQFIYSGCSTGKVVVYDLLSGHIVKKLTNHKACVRDVSWHPYEEKIVSSSWDGNLRLWQYRQAEYFQDDMPESEEHLSTPAPMSHPSTAFSSPQ
- the DCAF11 gene encoding DDB1- and CUL4-associated factor 11 isoform X2, producing MGSRNSSSAGTGSGDPSEGLPRRGTGLRRSEEEEEEDEDVDLAQVLAYLLRRGQVRLVQGGGAANLQLIQALSDSEEEHDSAWDGRLGDRYNPPVDATPDTRELECNEIKTQVELATGRLGLRRAAREHSFPQMLHQRERGLCHQGSFSLGERSRMMSHFLPNDLGFTDTYSQKAFCGIYSKDGQIFMSACQDQTIRLYDCRYGRFHKFKSIKARDVGWSVLDVAFTPDGNHFLYSSWSDYIHICNIYGEGDTHTALDLRPDERRFAVFSIAVSSDGREVLGGANDGCLYVFDREQNRRTLQIESHEDDVNAVAFADISSQILFSGGDDAICKVWDRRTMREDDPKPVGALAGHQDGITFIDSKGDARYLISNSKDQTIKLWDIRRFSSREGMEASRQAATQQNWDYRWQQVPKKAWRKLKLPGDSSLMTYRGHGVLHTLIRCRFSPTHSTGQQFIYSGCSTGKVVVYDLLSGHIVKKLTNHKACVRDVSWHPYEEKIVSSSGTRLRALVQEDPTCHGATKPVRRNY
- the DCAF11 gene encoding DDB1- and CUL4-associated factor 11 isoform X1 is translated as MGSRNSSSAGTGSGDPSEGLPRRGTGLRRSEEEEEEDEDVDLAQVLAYLLRRGQVRLVQGGGAANLQLIQALSDSEEEHDSAWDGRLGDRYNPPVDATPDTRELECNEIKTQVELATGRLGLRRAAREHSFPQMLHQRERGLCHQGSFSLGERSRMMSHFLPNDLGFTDTYSQKAFCGIYSKDGQIFMSACQDQTIRLYDCRYGRFHKFKSIKARDVGWSVLDVAFTPDGNHFLYSSWSDYIHICNIYGEGDTHTALDLRPDERRFAVFSIAVSSDGREVLGGANDGCLYVFDREQNRRTLQIESHEDDVNAVAFADISSQILFSGGDDAICKVWDRRTMREDDPKPVGALAGHQDGITFIDSKGDARYLISNSKDQTIKLWDIRRFSSREGMEASRQAATQQNWDYRWQQVPKKAWRKLKLPGDSSLMTYRGHGVLHTLIRCRFSPTHSTGQQFIYSGCSTGKVVVYDLLSGHIVKKLTNHKACVRDVSWHPYEEKIVSSSWDGNLRLWQYRQAEYFQDDMPESEEHLSTPAPMSHPSTAFSSPQ